Below is a genomic region from Venturia canescens isolate UGA chromosome 1, ASM1945775v1, whole genome shotgun sequence.
cgttTGGCCACTTTGATGAAATTGGGATCCAACTGGGTGACGTCATGGTCggtgaaaatttttgtttttatgcgGACACCATGATCCTGTCAAACGTTCAACGAGAATGATTCTAATTTAATcgaaaatatacttttttttaaataaaaaaaaacctattATTTCCAAGTTATCTAAAGAGGATCCTCGCTCATATAAATCAATTCACACTTACACCCATGTACTTCAAGAATTGATGAAATCCAAGTTTTGCCatcttcattttgtttttcggaAGTCCAGAAAATCCGCTTCCTTCTGGACTCGCATAAGAGATCATTGCCATGTAAATGAAGGAGCTCAAAGGTGAAATAACGTGATCGTGGCTGGACATATTTGTTAgctgtgaaaaaaagtcaaattttaaaaatcttggaCACAGAAATGATTTACTGTCATTTCCATCCCTCCCAATGCTTaaattcgattatttcaaGAGACTCACTGCTGGCAGGTTGAGCGAGTAATTTCTCGCTAGATTTGAGACGAGTTGGAAGCCATGATTTTTTACCGTTGGCGAAAACGTACATCTCGTTGCTTCCGGGACCCCAATCGAGTCTAGCGTCCCACACAATTTTGCAATTTCAGGAAACGCTACGATGGAAagcaataattaaaaaaaaaaaaaaaaatcataaatataatttctgaaataggaaataaatttttcaaaattcgattaCAAGGAGTTGAGAAAGCAGCTATTTACTGTTCATGCAATTCGTTGCTGGTTCCAGAATCGTTGTTGCATTCGCTGGTTTTCGATTCATTAGCGAATAGGCCTTGCACAacgaatgaatattccgaaaTACTGAAATCACATTCGAACATTTTCGAAATTACTCTAGTTATTCCACAATCTTCATATACGAAGCTGACTGTTTTAAttatcatttaaaaattactcttaggaaaacaaattatttacATTCTGTCATATCTTCCACCAGGGGTGCCGGAGGTGAAAGATGCTGATCTTGTTCCCTTAGATCATCGGAGGGTGGAGTTTTCCCATGTGAGAGTTTCACGAGTGCGTGTGAATTTATCGTGATGCACAATGTGACAAGACTGACTGCAAATACTGCGATGGAAAgtgatttcgatatttttttgtaatttaaaaCAAATTATATAATAGTTCAATcatcggtaaaaaaaaatgtacttttccgaGCAAATATCATTAGTATaacgtgagagaaaaaaaaatacgtattcatttttttacttgtacgtttttctaaataaaatgaaagatCTTCCGAAGGATGTAAATTTGAGATTGAACATTTTGAGAATTCTACGAACGGATTTTGAAAGCtgagaaaatttttagttCAGTATGGTTGCGTTGCTGAATCATTTCGAGTGAGATTTCATGAGACGAGTAGCAAAACTGACAATGGAACGAAAAAACGTTCATTCAAGCATTAATTGCTTAATTCAAGCTGAATTCAAAATGTGAGGAACATTGTCGATGGTAACTCACGTGAACGCATTCCGCCTCCGTAACAAGGTTGACCTCTCAACAATCAAAAAATCGCACCAAAGTGATATGAAAACTGGAAATATCGGCTTTTTATAGTGTGAAATTCCGTCGCTTTCACAATCCCCAGAACAAGAATAAAGcccggttgaaaaaaaattctattcaaAGTCAAAATGAACATATTTTACTGATATTTGTCCACATGGCTGAAACTGTGTTCCATTTATCATAAAAGGGCTGGAGTATCGAGTGTCGAACTTCTCTGTACACATGAGCAACTCGAAATTTGGTTACATCCGAAATATAAATCACTCGGTGTCTTCCGGCGTGGAACaacggaattgaaaaaaaacatgacaTCAGAGCCAAGGTTCTCAAGTGTCTTTTCGAAGGTGCTAGTCACTTGACAAATAGTGGATCATTCAAATCAGTGGAGCAGAATTTCAGCATGTTAAATATTCCAGAAACCAAGTTCCCac
It encodes:
- the LOC122418904 gene encoding uncharacterized protein: MRSLFAVSLVTLCITINSHALVKLSHGKTPPSDDLREQDQHLSPPAPLVEDMTELFRNIHSLCKAYSLMNRKPANATTILEPATNCMNTFPEIAKLCGTLDSIGVPEATRCTFSPTVKNHGFQLVSNLARNYSLNLPALTNMSSHDHVISPLSSFIYMAMISYASPEGSGFSGLPKNKMKMAKLGFHQFLKYMGDHGVRIKTKIFTDHDVTQLDPNFIKVAKRIFHSEIETVDVIDGSMGNRKINEWIAAQTNSSVAHIFEPRNLEVQILIQSGAFFSTRR